One window from the genome of Amphiprion ocellaris isolate individual 3 ecotype Okinawa chromosome 23, ASM2253959v1, whole genome shotgun sequence encodes:
- the hspa12b gene encoding heat shock 70 kDa protein 12B, whose amino-acid sequence MVDVMQPDPNSLQLPGENLSTPSSPATARNDCSITPLTPSPSPRVEVRPRMACPFSVVVAIDFGTTSSGYAFSFTQDSEAIHMMKRWEGGDPGVANQKSPTCLLLTPDLRFHSFGFAARDFYHDLDPEEARHWLYFDKFKMKIHSTSDLTMETELEAVNSRRVRAIEVFAHALRFFREHALKEVKDQSSSVLEGEEIRWVITVPAVWRQPAKQFMREAAYLAGLVSPDCPEQLLIALEPEAASIYCRKLRLHQVIDLSLQPVTNGLDLDGSRPFDSSFRQAREQLRRSRHSRTFLVESGTGELWSELQTGDRYVVADCGGGTVDLTVHQIEQPQGTLKELYKASGGPYGAVGVDLAFEAMLCQIFGEDFIQSFKAKRPAAWVDLTIAFEARKRTASPGRANALNISLPFSFIDFYKRHRGQSVEAALRRSNMNIVKWSSQGMLRLTQEAMNELFQPTIINIVKHIEELMAKPEVHGVRFLFLVGGFAESPMLQRAVQKALGRTCRIIIPHDVGLTILKGAVLFGLDPTVVRVRRCPLTYGVGVLNRFVEGRHPRDKLLIKDGREWCTNILDRFVSVDQSVALGEVVRRSYTPARLGQRKIIINIYCSATDDVTYISDPGVRKCGTITLDLPEPLPLPGAVGGAGAGGAGPERREIRATMQFGDTEIKVTAVDVMSNRSVRASIDFLSN is encoded by the exons ATGGTTGACGTGATGCAGCCAGATCCCAACAGCCTGCAGTTACCGG GTGAAAATTTATCGACCCCGTCTTCGCCCGCCACGGCGAGAAACGACTGCAGCATCACACCCCTCACGCCCTCCCCGTCGCCG AGGGTGGAGGTCAGACCCAGGATGGCATGCCCCTTCTCAGTTGTCGTGGCGATAGACTTCGGGACGACCTCCAGCGGCTACGCTTTCAGCTTCACGCAGGACTCCGAAGCCATACACATGATGAA ACGCTGGGAGGGCGGCGACCCTGGAGTGGCCAATCAGAAGAGCCCGACGTGTCTGCTGCTCACTCCTGATTTGCGGTTCCACAGTTTTGGATTTGCGGCGCGAGACTTCTACCATGACTTAGATCCGGAGGAGGCCCGGCACTGGCTTTACtttgacaaatttaaaatgaagatcCACAGCACAAGC GATCTCACCATGGAGACAGAGCTGGAGGCAGTCAACAGTCGGAGGGTCAGGGCCATCGAGGTGTTTGCTCACGCCCTTCGCTTCTTCAGGGAACACGCTCTAAAG GAGGTGAAAGACCAGTCATCATCTGTGCTGGAGGGAGAAGAGATCAGATGGGTGATAACTGTCCCCGCTGTGTGGAGACAACCTGCCAAACAGTTCATGAGAGAAGCTGCATACCTG GCTGGTCTGGTGTCTCCTGACTGTCCTGAGCAGCTCCTCATCGCTCTCGAACCCGAGGCTGCCTCCATTTATTGTCGCAAGCTCCGCCTCCACCAGGTGATTGACCTGAGCCTGCAGCCAGTCACAAACGGCCTGGATCTGGACGGGTCCCGACCATTCGACTCCAGCTTCAGACAAG CGAGGGAGCAGCTGAGGCGATCGAGGCACAGCAGGACCTTCCTGGTGGAGAGTGGGACTGGAGAGCTGTGGTCGGAGCTGCAGACCg GTGACAGGTATGTTGTTGCAGACTGTGGAGGAGGGACAGTTGACCTGACAGTCCATCAGATCGAGCAGCCACAGGGGACACTTAAAGAGCTCTACAAGGCTTCAG gcGGGCCCTACGGAGCCGTCGGCGTCGACTTGGCCTTCGAAGCCATGCTGTGCCAGATCTTCGGCGAGGACTTCATCCAGAGTTTCAAAGCCAAGCGGCCGGCAGCCTGGGTGGACCTCACCATCGCGTTCGAGGCGAGGAAACGGACGGCGTCTCCTGGCAGGGCCAACGCCCTCAACATCTCCTTGCCCTTCTCTTTCATCGACTTCTACAAGAGGCACAGAGGGCAGAGCGTGGAGGCCGCCCTGAGGAGGAGCAA catGAACATAGTGAAGTGGTCGTCCCAGGGGATGCTGCGACTCACACAGGAGGCCATGAATGAGCTCTTCCAGCCCACCATCATCAATATCGTCAAACACATCg AGGAACTGATGGCGAAGCCGGAGGTCCACGGCGTGCGTTTCCTCTTCCTGGTTGGTGGTTTTGCCGAGTCGCCCATGCTGCAGAGAGCAGTCCAGAAGGCCCTGGGGAGGACGTGCCGCATCATCATCCCCCATGATGTTGGTCTGACCATCCTGAAGGGGGCCGTGCTCTTCGGCCTGGATCCTACTGTG GTCCGAGTGCGTCGATGCCCTTTGACCTACGGTGTCGGCGTCCTGAACCGCTTCGTTGAGGGACGCCACCCTCGGGACAAACTCCTCATCAAAGATGGCCGCGAGTGGTGTACCAACATCCTCGACCGCTTCGTCTCAGTGGACCAGTCGGTGGCTCTGGGGGAGGTCGTGAGGCGGAGCTACACGCCGGCTCGTCTGGGCCAGCGGAAGATCATCATCAACATCTACTGCAGCGCCACCGACGACGTCACATACATCTCCGACCCCGGCGTCAGGAAGTGCGGGACGATAACTTTGGACCTACCGGAGCCGTTACCGCTGCCGGGGGCGGTGGGAGGAGCAGGGGCTGGAGGAGCGGGACCGGAGAGGAGGGAGATCAGGGCGACCATGCAGTTCGGAGACACAGAGATCAAAGTCACAGCCGTTGATGTCATGTCTAACCGCTCCGTCCGGGCCTCCATCGACTTCCTGTCCAACTGA
- the cct7 gene encoding T-complex protein 1 subunit eta — translation MMPTPVILLKEGTDTSQGIPQLISNINACQVIAEAVRTTLGPRGMDKLMVDGRGKATISNDGATILKLLDVVHPAAKTLVDIARSQDAEVGDGTTSVTLLAAEFLKQLKPYVEEGLHPQTIIRAFRTATNLAVNKIKEISVPVKKDDKQEQRQLLEKCAATALNSKLIAGQKDFFSKMVVDAVMSLDELLSLKMIGIKKVQGGALEDSQLISGVAFKKTFSYAGFEMQPKRYENPKIALLNVELELKAEKDNAEVRVKSVEDYQAIVDAEWNILYDKLEKIYQSGAKVVLSKLPIGDVATQYFADRDLFCAGRVQEEDLRRTMMACGGSIQTSVGAMTDDVLGQCELFEEVQVGGERYNFFKGCPKAKTCTIILRGGAEQFTEETERSLHDAIMIVRRAIKNDSIVAGGGAIEMELSKYLRDYSRTIPGKQQLLIGAYAKALEVIPRQLCDNAGFDATNILNKLRAKHAQGGMWYGVDINNEDIADNFASCVWEPAIVRINALTAASEAACLILSVDETIKNPRSTVDGPPGGGRGRGRGRPHAH, via the exons ATGATG CCCACACCGGTTATCCTGCTGAAGGAGGGGACAGACACGTCTCAGGGCATCCCCCAGCTCATCAGCAACATCAATGCCTGCCAG GTGATTGCTGAGGCTGTCAGGACCACCCTGGGACCCAGAGGGATGGACAAACTGATGGTGGATGGCAGAG gtAAGGCCACAATCTCCAATGACGGAGCCACCATCCTGAAGCTGCTGGATGTGGTCCACCCTGCAGCTAAGACTCTGGTGGACATCGCTCGCTCCCAGGACGCTGAG GTTGGAGACGGCACCACCTCCGTCACCCTCCTGGCCGCTGAGttcctgaagcagctgaagcCGTACGTGGAGGAGGGTCTCCACCCTCAGACCATCATCAGGGCGTTCCGCACCGCCACCAACCTCGCCGTCAACAAGATCAAGGAGATTTCTGTCCCAGTGAAAAAAGATGACAAGCA agagcagagacagctGCTGGAGAAGTGTGCAGCCACGGCCCTGAACTCAAAACTGATCGCTGGCCAGAAGGATTTCTTCTCCAAAATGGTGGTGGATGCTGTCATGTCTCTGGACGAGCTGCTGTCTCTGAAGATGATCGGCATCAAGAAGGTGCAGGGAGGAGCCCTGGAG GATTCCCAGTTGATCTCTGGGGTTGCATTCAAGAAGACCTTCTCCTACGCTGGGTTTGAAATGCAGCCCAAACGCTACGAGAATCCAAAGATCGCTTTGCTGAACGTGGAGCTGGAGCTCAAGGCTGAGAAGGACAACGCTGAGGTCCGCGTGAAATCTGTGGAG GACTACCAGGCCATCGTGGACGCAGAGTGGAACATCCTGTACGACAAACTGGAGAAGATCTACCAGTCCGGAGCCAAGGTGGTTCTGTCCAAGCTGCCCATCGGAGACGTGGCCACTCAGTACTTCGCTGACAGAGACCTGTTCTGTGCCGGCAGGGTGCAGGAGGAGGATCTGAGGAGGACCATGATG GCCTGTGGAGGCTCCATCCAGACCTCTGTAGGAGCCATGACGGACGACGTCCTGGGACAGTGTGAGCTATTCGAAGAGGTTCAGGTCGGAGGAGAGCG GTACAACTTCTTCAAGGGCTGCCCGAAGGCGAAGACGTGCACCATCATCCTGAGGGGCGGAGCCGAGCAGTTCACAGAGGAAACAGAGCGATCGCTGCATGACGCCATCATGATCGTCCGCAGAGCCATCAAG AATGACTCCATTGTAGCGGGTGGAGGTGCCATAGAGATGGAGCTGTCCAAGTACCTGAGAGATTACTCCAGAACCATCCCCggaaaacagcagctgctgatTGGAGCTTACGCCAAGGCCCTGGAGGTCATCCCCAGGCAGCTGTGCGATAACGCCGGCTTCGATGCCACCAACATCCTCAACAAACTGCGTGCAAAACATGCACAG GGCGGCATGTGGTACGGCGTGGACATCAACAACGAAGACATCGCGGACAACTTCGCCTCCTGCGTGTGGGAGCCCGCCATCGTTCGGATCAACGCCCTGACGGCAGCATCGGAGGCGGCTTGTCTCATCCTGTCGGTCGACGAGACGATCAAGAACCCTCGCAGCACCGTAGACGGACCTCCGGGCGGCGGCAGGGGCCGAGGCCGTGGCAGACCCCACGCTCACTAA